A window from Aliamphritea hakodatensis encodes these proteins:
- a CDS encoding alpha-L-glutamate ligase-like protein yields the protein MSWFISPRRLREQGVLGMNQRNIEYISGYNDRRLFPLVDDKLKTKQLAIAEGLAVPPLVGVIEYQHQVSTIGELLKTQDAFCIKPSKGSGGKGILVIHDHDNQEYFKPNNQSLSLADIKRHTSNILAGLFSLGGQPDKAIIEYLIHFDESFANYSYEGVPDIRIIVFRGFPVMAMMRLSTAASDGKANLHQGAVGVGIDIVTGKASYAIQHDRPVAKHPDTGMLLSDICIEGWPDLLSMAARCYEMSGLGYLGVDIVLDERQGPMLLELNARPGLAIQIANNNGLLKRFDAISALEDTHMSPEQRVAFVQRSFAVPPL from the coding sequence GTGAGCTGGTTTATATCCCCCCGGCGTCTGCGGGAACAGGGCGTGCTGGGTATGAATCAGCGAAATATTGAATACATCTCCGGCTATAATGACCGGCGGCTGTTTCCCCTGGTGGATGACAAATTAAAGACCAAGCAGCTGGCGATAGCTGAAGGTTTGGCTGTCCCGCCACTGGTGGGGGTCATCGAATACCAGCATCAGGTAAGTACCATCGGTGAGCTGCTGAAGACCCAGGATGCGTTTTGCATTAAACCGTCCAAGGGCAGTGGCGGCAAAGGTATTCTGGTGATTCATGATCATGATAATCAGGAATATTTTAAGCCGAACAACCAGTCATTATCTCTGGCGGATATCAAGCGGCACACCTCGAATATTCTGGCGGGGCTGTTCTCGCTGGGCGGTCAGCCGGACAAGGCTATTATCGAGTATCTGATTCATTTTGATGAGTCGTTTGCCAATTACAGTTACGAAGGGGTGCCGGATATCCGGATCATTGTCTTCAGGGGCTTTCCTGTCATGGCGATGATGCGGTTGTCGACAGCGGCTTCCGACGGAAAGGCGAATCTGCATCAGGGGGCAGTGGGAGTCGGTATCGACATTGTAACGGGCAAGGCCAGTTATGCGATTCAGCATGACCGGCCTGTGGCGAAGCACCCTGACACCGGCATGCTGTTATCTGATATCTGTATTGAGGGCTGGCCTGATTTGCTGAGCATGGCGGCCCGTTGTTACGAAATGTCCGGGCTTGGCTATCTTGGCGTGGATATTGTGCTTGACGAGCGTCAGGGGCCAATGCTGCTGGAGCTGAATGCCCGTCCGGGACTGGCGATTCAGATTGCCAATAACAATGGCTTACTGAAGCGCTTTGACGCCATTTCTGCGCTGGAAGATACCCATATGTCGCCTGAGCAGAGGGTGGCATTTGTACAGCGTTCGTTCGCTGTACCGCCTTTATAA
- a CDS encoding DUF1127 domain-containing protein, translating to MTPLVNPLKGRAGRSRPLLVAISARIGRLLILTRGASAACIFNYRSRLQLKMLDDDALKDIGISRADALSEAHKPCWKNSRG from the coding sequence ATGACGCCGTTAGTGAACCCATTAAAAGGACGTGCAGGCCGCAGCCGACCGCTGCTGGTCGCCATAAGTGCCAGAATTGGCCGCCTACTGATACTGACGCGGGGGGCTTCAGCGGCCTGTATTTTTAATTATCGCAGCCGTCTTCAGCTAAAGATGCTGGATGATGATGCCCTGAAAGATATTGGTATCAGCCGGGCTGATGCGCTGTCTGAAGCACATAAGCCCTGCTGGAAAAACAGTCGGGGATAA
- a CDS encoding sensor domain-containing diguanylate cyclase: MHKSNVLQSRIDALLNVLSEDVLVLSQAGTVIFSSHSNSSLPWGGDDALLGKNLADIFPDSITESLQGMIDQALSHNKVLTQEILLDPAHIPYLKDQGMKTACWVEARLAPSAGDEPSVVCRIEDVSQRKKSERERSRVHRDLLTGMYNQQALMPVLAQSMAQAQRYDWICSLMIISVDNLQDINDKYGWDAGDEILKAMAVSLNQMKRTADFLARVGEDDFAILLPETNEAQGVLAADRVKKMAAELAQDAEVSSVPFTLSVGVATLNDEDDNAEIMYARADSYLREAKALGDSIIGDLES; this comes from the coding sequence ATGCACAAATCGAATGTTCTTCAGTCACGTATTGATGCGCTATTGAATGTACTCTCTGAGGATGTTCTGGTACTGAGTCAGGCCGGAACTGTTATCTTTTCTTCTCATAGCAACTCTTCGTTACCCTGGGGGGGCGATGATGCGTTGCTGGGAAAAAATCTTGCGGACATCTTTCCGGATAGCATTACCGAATCCTTGCAGGGCATGATTGATCAGGCCCTCAGTCATAATAAGGTGCTGACACAAGAGATTCTCCTGGATCCTGCTCATATTCCTTATCTGAAGGATCAGGGCATGAAAACTGCTTGCTGGGTAGAAGCGCGGTTGGCTCCGTCTGCTGGCGATGAGCCGAGTGTGGTATGCCGGATCGAAGATGTTTCCCAGCGGAAAAAGTCAGAACGGGAACGTTCCCGGGTACACCGTGACCTGCTGACCGGCATGTATAACCAGCAGGCGCTGATGCCGGTACTGGCCCAGTCGATGGCACAGGCTCAGCGTTATGACTGGATCTGCAGTCTGATGATCATCAGTGTGGACAACCTGCAGGACATAAACGATAAGTATGGCTGGGATGCCGGCGATGAAATCCTGAAAGCCATGGCGGTTTCACTGAATCAGATGAAGCGTACCGCAGACTTCCTGGCCCGGGTGGGGGAAGATGACTTCGCTATTCTGTTGCCGGAAACCAACGAAGCGCAGGGGGTTCTCGCCGCAGACCGGGTAAAGAAGATGGCTGCAGAGCTGGCGCAGGATGCTGAAGTATCCAGTGTGCCCTTTACCCTGAGTGTCGGGGTGGCGACCCTGAATGATGAGGACGACAACGCCGAAATTATGTATGCCCGTGCTGACAGTTATCTGCGCGAAGCGAAAGCGCTGGGTGACAGCATTATTGGCGATCTTGAGTCATGA
- a CDS encoding methyl-accepting chemotaxis protein, with protein sequence MTIKNKLILLLAIVLMSVAALFGLLMYSLNTLNDLRENESLVGKLKQEQLAMGLYEQAFVTTLQPGAEVNFVQAKTRFNEHLVTAIGQLDGDTQSPLQSLNGYFMEYDASFIEVANLLKTIGLNEKEGLRGGLRGAVHAAEKNVQAINSDALYVRILQLRRNEKDFIIRSDEKYLTKFTGNFDKAVAVVRQVDFSQSQRQTTLDLLSDYKRQFVALVEARKTLGLRSDTGLRGVMLEQAGKTQAILDEINVTLQAHVAAEVSRVQMLAIAIVIAVALIVGTAVVLISRSILVPISRLASCMQKVSAGKNMTLRYEGSSRDELGKMGCDFNAMMTIFQTLIGDVVKAIGHLQSSSEQLARSANSAAVDLQNQQDEVVQIASAVHEMEAAMAEIAGNTENTSATARNSLHQAEQSKTSNAELIGSIRSLADQASDTDTEVKTLQKESEEIGSVLGVIKSIAEQTNLLALNASIEAARAGEQGRGFAVVADEVRSLAERTQSSASEIEGMISQLQTRTNRATELMSVSLSRSQQSAEHAEASIDMLDTITQDAETIVDMTAQVAAATEEQANVAGEINQNVDKIRLIIDDASAQTQLNVTASDEVAAQAQQLKLAVGQFVT encoded by the coding sequence ATGACTATCAAGAACAAACTTATTCTGTTGCTGGCGATTGTGCTGATGTCGGTGGCTGCGTTGTTTGGTTTGCTGATGTATTCCCTGAATACCCTGAATGACCTGCGGGAAAATGAATCCCTGGTGGGTAAGCTCAAACAGGAGCAACTGGCAATGGGGTTGTATGAGCAGGCGTTTGTGACGACTCTTCAGCCCGGTGCCGAAGTGAACTTTGTGCAAGCGAAAACGCGTTTTAATGAGCACCTTGTTACGGCGATCGGTCAGCTGGACGGGGATACCCAGAGCCCATTACAAAGTCTGAACGGCTATTTTATGGAATATGATGCCAGCTTCATTGAGGTGGCGAATCTGTTAAAAACCATTGGTCTGAATGAAAAAGAAGGTTTGAGGGGCGGTTTGCGCGGCGCGGTTCATGCGGCTGAAAAAAACGTGCAGGCTATTAACAGTGATGCGTTATATGTGCGTATTTTACAACTGCGCCGTAACGAGAAAGATTTCATTATCCGGTCTGATGAAAAATATCTGACCAAGTTTACCGGCAATTTTGATAAAGCGGTTGCTGTTGTCCGGCAGGTCGATTTCAGTCAGTCACAGCGACAAACAACCCTTGATTTGCTGAGCGACTATAAGCGTCAGTTTGTGGCGCTGGTAGAGGCCCGTAAGACACTTGGCTTACGGTCTGATACCGGTTTGCGGGGCGTCATGTTAGAGCAGGCGGGGAAAACCCAGGCAATTCTTGATGAGATTAATGTCACGCTGCAGGCTCATGTGGCGGCTGAGGTTTCCCGGGTGCAGATGCTGGCGATCGCCATTGTCATTGCCGTGGCGCTGATTGTGGGCACAGCCGTTGTGCTTATATCCCGCAGTATTCTGGTGCCGATATCCCGGCTGGCGAGCTGTATGCAGAAGGTCAGTGCCGGTAAAAATATGACCTTACGTTATGAGGGTAGCAGCCGTGATGAGTTAGGCAAAATGGGCTGCGACTTTAATGCCATGATGACAATTTTCCAGACGCTGATCGGTGATGTGGTGAAAGCCATCGGCCATTTACAGTCATCTTCTGAACAGTTGGCCAGGAGTGCCAATTCTGCTGCTGTGGATCTTCAGAATCAGCAGGATGAGGTGGTGCAGATTGCCAGTGCCGTTCATGAGATGGAGGCGGCAATGGCGGAGATAGCCGGGAATACTGAGAACACCTCAGCAACTGCCCGGAATTCTTTGCATCAGGCAGAGCAGAGTAAAACCAGTAACGCCGAGCTGATTGGCAGTATAAGAAGCCTGGCGGATCAGGCCAGTGATACAGACACTGAAGTGAAGACGTTGCAGAAAGAAAGCGAAGAAATAGGTTCGGTGCTGGGGGTCATTAAATCAATTGCCGAGCAAACCAACCTGCTGGCGCTGAATGCATCTATTGAAGCTGCGCGCGCCGGTGAGCAGGGCCGGGGTTTTGCTGTGGTTGCTGATGAGGTGCGCTCGCTGGCCGAACGGACGCAGAGCTCTGCCAGTGAAATCGAAGGGATGATTTCCCAGTTACAGACCCGCACGAACCGTGCCACTGAACTGATGTCTGTGAGTCTCAGTCGCAGCCAGCAAAGTGCAGAGCATGCAGAGGCCAGCATTGATATGCTTGATACGATTACACAGGATGCCGAAACCATTGTGGATATGACCGCGCAGGTGGCAGCGGCGACTGAAGAGCAGGCGAATGTGGCCGGTGAGATCAACCAGAATGTCGATAAAATTCGCCTGATTATTGATGATGCCAGCGCCCAGACGCAACTGAATGTAACAGCCAGCGACGAGGTGGCTGCTCAGGCTCAGCAGCTGAAGCTGGCGGTGGGGCAGTTTGTTACCTGA
- the hisC gene encoding histidinol-phosphate transaminase — translation MSKYWSPAINSLTPYVPGEQPKQSGLIKLNTNENPYPPSPHAIAALNDYPKERLKLYCDPEATLLKNALKDYFSLEYKNVFVGNGSDEVLALAFMAFFRQEHPILLPETTYSFYDVYCNLYDIAYTQLPLDQDFNIDLKAYEQPNGGIIFANPNAPTGRVLPLEQIEALLKVNTESLVIVDEAYIDFGGESAVELVRKYDNVLVIQTFSKSRSMAGLRVGYALGHEDLIDGLERVKNSFNSYPLDSLAIAGAVASIEDETYFRETTQKIISSREWTTEQLEALNFNVIPSASNFVFASHQQIAGADLMTYLRSKNLLVRHFKKPGIENYLRISIGTDEEMTALISALQDYPGITG, via the coding sequence ATGAGTAAGTACTGGAGCCCGGCAATCAATTCGCTCACCCCTTATGTCCCCGGTGAGCAGCCAAAGCAAAGCGGTTTGATCAAACTCAACACCAACGAGAACCCGTATCCGCCATCGCCCCATGCTATCGCTGCTCTGAATGATTACCCTAAAGAGCGGCTCAAACTTTACTGTGACCCTGAAGCCACGCTGCTGAAAAATGCCCTGAAAGATTACTTCAGCCTGGAGTATAAAAATGTATTTGTCGGTAACGGTTCCGATGAAGTTCTGGCACTGGCGTTTATGGCATTTTTCCGTCAGGAACACCCGATCCTGCTGCCGGAAACCACCTACAGTTTTTACGATGTTTACTGCAACCTGTATGACATTGCCTATACCCAGCTACCGCTGGATCAGGACTTCAACATTGACCTGAAGGCATATGAGCAGCCAAACGGCGGTATTATTTTTGCCAACCCGAATGCTCCAACCGGCCGGGTACTGCCTCTGGAACAGATCGAAGCGCTGTTAAAGGTGAACACCGAATCTCTGGTCATTGTTGATGAAGCTTACATCGACTTTGGCGGTGAATCCGCGGTTGAACTGGTTCGTAAATACGACAATGTACTGGTTATTCAGACCTTTTCGAAATCCCGCAGCATGGCGGGGCTTCGGGTAGGTTATGCGCTGGGCCATGAAGATCTGATTGACGGCCTGGAACGGGTTAAGAATTCTTTCAACTCTTATCCGCTGGATAGCCTGGCTATTGCCGGTGCGGTTGCCTCGATTGAAGACGAAACATACTTCCGGGAAACCACGCAAAAGATCATCAGCAGCCGCGAATGGACCACTGAACAGCTGGAAGCGCTGAACTTCAACGTGATTCCGTCGGCCAGTAACTTTGTGTTTGCCAGCCACCAACAAATTGCCGGTGCTGACCTGATGACTTATCTGCGCAGTAAAAACCTGCTGGTGCGGCACTTCAAAAAGCCGGGCATCGAAAACTACCTGCGCATCTCCATCGGCACTGATGAAGAAATGACAGCACTGATCAGTGCGCTGCAAGATTACCCGGGCATTACCGGCTGA
- a CDS encoding ATP-dependent zinc protease family protein translates to MMRGLCLLLSVFILGGCIATRQFQEETNQLAAQAAEQCSNTQTRMDEQFAAQNKVLKALQRETQALQQDAKDRQAMIVAASAEQSCGQLRKSLNNKTVVGAVEWSQIDYGSHQSVAKARMDTGATTSSISARNISEFERNGERWVRFTLADDEEVSLKLVRYANIRQASSQKDKRWVVKLGIKLGNITQIAEFTLKDRSHLNYDVLVGRNLLKDLMVVDVARRYVLGKKPELAVNIPPAN, encoded by the coding sequence ATGATGAGAGGGTTATGTCTCCTGCTCTCGGTGTTCATACTTGGAGGATGTATTGCTACCCGGCAGTTTCAGGAGGAAACCAATCAGTTAGCCGCACAGGCTGCTGAACAGTGCAGTAATACCCAGACGCGCATGGATGAGCAATTTGCTGCACAGAATAAAGTGCTGAAAGCGTTGCAGCGTGAAACTCAGGCGCTGCAACAGGATGCCAAAGACCGTCAGGCGATGATTGTTGCTGCCAGTGCAGAACAGTCCTGCGGCCAGCTGCGAAAATCGCTGAATAATAAGACAGTCGTAGGGGCGGTTGAGTGGTCTCAGATAGACTACGGCAGCCATCAGAGCGTTGCCAAGGCCCGCATGGATACCGGTGCCACCACCTCCTCAATCAGTGCCCGGAATATTTCAGAATTTGAGCGCAACGGTGAGCGTTGGGTACGGTTTACCCTGGCGGATGATGAAGAGGTGTCCCTTAAGCTGGTCCGTTACGCGAATATCCGTCAGGCATCTTCTCAGAAAGATAAGCGCTGGGTGGTGAAGCTGGGCATCAAGCTGGGCAATATTACGCAGATCGCCGAATTTACCCTGAAAGACCGCAGCCACCTTAATTACGATGTGCTGGTTGGGCGCAATCTGCTCAAGGATCTGATGGTGGTGGATGTTGCCCGACGCTATGTGCTGGGGAAAAAGCCTGAGCTTGCCGTTAATATTCCCCCGGCGAATTAG
- the queE gene encoding 7-carboxy-7-deazaguanine synthase, with translation MRSVYSVKEMFYTLQGEGAQAGRPAVFCRFTGCNLWSGREQDRAKAICDFCDTDFVGTDGQNGGKFRSPQELARKVRSFWPLNNEGIPYVVCTGGEPLLQLDEALIDAFRAEGLEIALETNGTLPVPEGVDWICVSPKGASEIVQTYGHELKLVYPQAQAMPERFRDLEFDNYYLQPLDDALQTANTKAAVEYCMAHPQWKLSLQTHKFIGID, from the coding sequence ATGCGTTCCGTTTACAGTGTCAAAGAGATGTTTTACACCCTGCAGGGCGAAGGTGCTCAGGCGGGCCGTCCGGCGGTATTCTGCCGGTTTACCGGCTGCAACCTGTGGTCCGGCCGGGAGCAGGACCGTGCTAAAGCAATCTGCGACTTCTGTGATACTGACTTTGTGGGCACTGACGGTCAGAACGGCGGTAAATTCCGCAGCCCACAAGAACTGGCCAGGAAAGTGCGCAGCTTCTGGCCACTGAATAATGAAGGCATTCCCTATGTTGTCTGCACCGGCGGCGAGCCATTGCTGCAGCTGGACGAAGCACTGATTGACGCTTTCAGGGCAGAAGGTCTGGAAATCGCGCTGGAAACCAACGGCACCTTACCTGTTCCCGAAGGCGTTGACTGGATCTGCGTCAGCCCGAAAGGTGCATCTGAAATTGTCCAGACTTATGGCCATGAACTGAAGCTGGTCTATCCGCAGGCCCAGGCCATGCCGGAACGCTTCCGGGATCTTGAATTCGACAATTATTACCTGCAGCCACTGGACGATGCATTGCAGACTGCCAATACCAAAGCAGCAGTCGAATACTGCATGGCACATCCGCAGTGGAAACTGAGCCTGCAGACCCACAAATTCATCGGAATAGACTGA
- a CDS encoding aminotransferase-like domain-containing protein has protein sequence MKLYEQLADNLQQRIDQGYYPGGSKLPSIRATSQEHGVSISTVQEAYALLVENGKAEARPKSGYFVTQQISPPPLPQTSQPTFRPMSLPEWHNLLHIMDDYGEENVFQLSIAVPDCEAPSLNPLLKLTAELSKTTTKRLFNYDHVRGAAELRRQIARMMIDSGCSVTPEDIIVTSGCQEALASSLRAVTEPGDIVVVDSPNFFGSLQAIEMSGVKALEIPTHPETGISLAALETALHQWPVKACLLTPTNNNPLGYSMPDEHKPALLELLAKFDIPLIEDDIYGDLSYKLPRPRSIKSYDTDGRVILCSSFSKTLAAGLRIGWVCPGRYFDKVMMMKYVSSMSTATLNQLAVAEFVAQGYYEKHLRKMRQNYQRDRDTVISLLTRHMPQNTRISYPQGGYLLWIELPDAIDAVELNRRAGLQGINIAPGPLFSATHKYKNHMRINCRNSQDPRMEPAIKTLGTIANDLLIESLRPA, from the coding sequence ATGAAACTGTATGAGCAACTTGCAGATAACCTGCAGCAGCGTATAGATCAGGGATACTATCCCGGAGGCAGTAAACTGCCGTCAATCCGAGCCACCAGTCAGGAACACGGCGTCAGTATTTCAACCGTTCAGGAAGCCTATGCCCTGCTGGTAGAAAACGGGAAGGCCGAGGCCAGACCCAAGTCAGGTTATTTTGTGACACAGCAGATCAGCCCACCGCCTCTGCCACAAACCAGCCAACCAACCTTCAGGCCCATGAGCCTACCGGAGTGGCATAACCTGCTGCATATCATGGATGACTACGGAGAAGAGAATGTTTTTCAACTCAGTATTGCCGTACCTGACTGCGAAGCACCGAGCCTGAATCCTCTTCTCAAACTGACGGCTGAGCTAAGCAAAACCACGACAAAGCGGTTGTTTAATTATGACCATGTACGTGGTGCAGCCGAATTGCGCCGCCAGATAGCCCGGATGATGATCGACTCCGGTTGCAGCGTCACCCCGGAAGACATCATAGTGACCAGCGGTTGCCAGGAAGCATTGGCCAGCAGCCTCAGAGCAGTGACTGAACCGGGAGACATCGTCGTCGTAGACTCACCCAATTTTTTCGGATCCCTGCAAGCCATAGAAATGAGCGGTGTAAAAGCGCTGGAAATCCCCACTCATCCGGAAACGGGCATCAGCCTGGCTGCTCTGGAAACAGCATTACATCAATGGCCCGTTAAAGCCTGTTTACTGACCCCGACCAACAATAACCCCCTGGGTTACAGTATGCCGGATGAACATAAGCCTGCCCTGCTGGAGTTACTGGCAAAATTTGATATTCCACTGATTGAAGATGATATCTACGGCGACCTCAGCTATAAACTGCCCCGCCCCCGCAGTATCAAATCTTATGATACCGATGGCCGGGTTATTCTCTGCTCATCGTTTTCTAAAACCCTGGCGGCAGGCCTGCGCATTGGCTGGGTCTGCCCCGGCCGTTACTTTGATAAAGTCATGATGATGAAGTATGTCTCAAGTATGAGCACTGCCACCCTGAATCAACTGGCAGTGGCGGAGTTTGTCGCACAGGGATACTATGAGAAACACCTGCGTAAAATGCGCCAGAACTATCAGCGTGACAGGGATACAGTCATCAGCCTTCTCACCCGGCATATGCCCCAGAACACACGTATCAGTTACCCTCAGGGAGGTTATCTGCTGTGGATCGAACTGCCGGATGCCATTGACGCTGTTGAACTGAACCGGCGTGCTGGCCTGCAGGGAATAAACATTGCTCCGGGACCGCTGTTTTCAGCCACTCACAAATATAAAAATCACATGCGGATTAATTGCCGTAACAGTCAGGACCCAAGAATGGAGCCGGCCATAAAAACCCTGGGAACAATTGCCAACGACTTACTCATCGAAAGCTTACGGCCAGCCTGA
- the rlmF gene encoding 23S rRNA (adenine(1618)-N(6))-methyltransferase RlmF, giving the protein MSRSQTGKQVKSGLHPRNKHRFGYDFDALQKVLPELAGFVTDIRGRQSVDFSDPQAVRCLNQALLKFHYGIAFWELPEGYLCPPVPGRVDYVHHLADLLAETAGVQQPPKGRTLRGLDIGAGANGIYPLLASREYGWKMLGSDIDPLSVQAASLVAQSNPAVKTLIEYRLQPRAESIFNGLVAPGEQFDFTMCNPPFHGSAEEAQAGSRRKVTNLSRSKSSVTGKGSADAAAVPLNFGGQHNELWCKGGEAEFIGRMIRESRDIAGQCLWFTSLVSKQDTLRRLKQSLKKAGAAQVRVVEMAQGQKISRFIAWTFMTPDQQSAWTASWR; this is encoded by the coding sequence GTGTCCAGATCCCAGACCGGCAAACAGGTAAAATCCGGATTGCATCCGCGCAACAAACACCGTTTCGGATATGATTTTGACGCGTTGCAAAAGGTGCTGCCGGAACTGGCGGGCTTTGTGACCGATATCCGTGGCAGGCAAAGTGTTGATTTTTCAGATCCTCAGGCGGTTCGCTGTCTCAATCAGGCATTGCTTAAATTTCACTACGGCATCGCATTCTGGGAGTTGCCGGAGGGGTATTTATGCCCGCCGGTTCCCGGCCGGGTTGACTACGTGCATCATCTGGCGGATCTGCTGGCAGAAACCGCCGGTGTTCAGCAGCCGCCAAAAGGCAGAACGTTGCGGGGGCTGGATATTGGTGCCGGGGCTAATGGTATTTATCCGTTGCTGGCGAGCCGTGAATATGGCTGGAAGATGCTTGGCAGTGATATTGATCCGCTGTCTGTTCAGGCTGCGAGCCTGGTGGCGCAGTCAAATCCTGCTGTAAAAACCCTGATTGAATACCGTTTACAGCCCCGTGCTGAGAGTATTTTCAACGGTCTGGTTGCGCCGGGTGAACAGTTTGACTTTACGATGTGTAATCCGCCGTTTCACGGGTCAGCTGAAGAGGCGCAGGCAGGCTCCCGGCGTAAGGTTACCAATCTGTCCCGGTCAAAATCTTCGGTGACCGGAAAGGGTTCGGCTGACGCTGCAGCGGTGCCGCTGAACTTTGGCGGGCAGCACAATGAATTGTGGTGTAAAGGCGGCGAGGCTGAGTTTATCGGTCGTATGATCCGGGAGAGTAGAGACATTGCCGGGCAATGCCTGTGGTTTACCAGCCTGGTGTCGAAACAGGATACCCTCCGGCGTCTGAAGCAATCGCTTAAAAAAGCGGGTGCTGCTCAGGTGCGGGTTGTTGAAATGGCGCAGGGGCAAAAAATCAGCCGCTTTATCGCCTGGACGTTTATGACGCCGGATCAGCAAAGTGCCTGGACGGCAAGCTGGCGCTGA
- a CDS encoding inactive transglutaminase family protein, with translation MQQKIPFYLLVILLICLGMGSAVYRHINLEIPWLPGETREVWSVEARVEFTALDEPVIAQMAIPETQQGFTLLEQSTASPGFGLSYLTEEDIPAVRWSTQEAVGKQVLYYRAQFLLDEQQQRPWPDAPDVLAAPILSETTALVAERLIEQARQQAADQITMAAQLLNLLQSDDQQVQLLLQERSVEEAAMLLMQLAAIPARQVTALRLKNSRRNQDSRAYLMVYDTVHEVETESQRVAFFNLATGKEGRPQRLLIWELGDRPLIDLEGGRNTRISFSMQRDVAPVQQALEQKYSDVSAMQISLHSLPLEEQKLFRGLLLIPVGVMMVMLMRVLVGLRTSGTFMPVLIALALMQTALGAGLAGFVLLVVSGLMVRSYLSRLNLLLVARISAVIIIVILLTATFSVIAYNLRIVEGLNIIFFPMIIIAWTIERMSLLWEEEGGGEVMKQGGGSLLVALLAYLVMSNQYVQHLTFNFPGLQLVLLAMVLLLGSYTGYRLVELFRFSALHGRNKGASE, from the coding sequence ATGCAGCAGAAAATTCCCTTTTATCTGTTGGTCATATTATTGATCTGTCTGGGCATGGGCAGTGCTGTATACCGCCATATTAATCTTGAAATACCCTGGCTGCCCGGTGAAACCCGGGAAGTCTGGAGTGTTGAGGCCCGGGTGGAATTTACCGCACTGGATGAGCCGGTCATTGCGCAAATGGCCATTCCTGAAACTCAGCAGGGTTTTACCCTGCTTGAACAAAGCACCGCTTCTCCAGGATTTGGCCTGAGTTACCTCACAGAAGAAGACATTCCGGCGGTGCGCTGGTCTACTCAGGAGGCCGTGGGTAAACAGGTTTTGTACTACCGGGCACAGTTTTTACTGGATGAGCAGCAACAGCGACCCTGGCCGGATGCGCCGGACGTGCTGGCGGCGCCTATTCTGTCTGAAACCACCGCTCTGGTAGCTGAGCGGCTGATTGAACAGGCGCGGCAGCAGGCGGCGGATCAGATTACCATGGCGGCCCAGTTACTGAATCTACTGCAGTCTGACGATCAGCAGGTGCAGTTATTATTGCAGGAACGTTCGGTTGAAGAAGCGGCGATGTTGCTGATGCAACTGGCGGCGATTCCGGCCCGTCAGGTGACGGCATTACGGCTCAAAAACAGTCGTCGTAATCAGGACAGCCGGGCCTATCTGATGGTGTATGACACGGTTCATGAAGTGGAAACGGAAAGTCAGCGGGTGGCGTTCTTTAATCTGGCGACCGGAAAGGAAGGGCGTCCACAGCGGTTGCTTATCTGGGAGCTGGGGGATCGGCCGCTGATTGATCTGGAAGGCGGGCGCAATACCCGTATCAGCTTCTCGATGCAGCGGGATGTTGCGCCGGTGCAGCAGGCGCTGGAGCAGAAGTATTCAGATGTCAGTGCAATGCAGATTTCCCTGCACAGCCTGCCACTGGAAGAGCAGAAGCTGTTTCGCGGCTTACTGCTGATTCCGGTAGGCGTCATGATGGTAATGCTGATGCGGGTGCTGGTCGGCCTGCGTACCTCAGGTACGTTTATGCCTGTACTGATTGCGCTGGCGCTTATGCAGACGGCGCTGGGAGCCGGCCTTGCAGGGTTTGTTCTGCTGGTGGTTTCAGGGCTGATGGTCCGCAGTTATCTTTCCCGGCTGAATCTGTTGCTGGTGGCAAGGATCAGTGCGGTGATCATTATCGTTATACTGCTCACGGCCACATTCTCTGTCATCGCCTATAACCTGCGCATTGTGGAAGGGCTGAATATCATTTTCTTCCCGATGATTATCATTGCCTGGACGATTGAGCGGATGTCCTTGCTGTGGGAAGAAGAAGGCGGCGGTGAAGTGATGAAGCAGGGCGGTGGTTCCCTGCTGGTGGCGTTGCTAGCGTATCTTGTGATGTCTAATCAGTATGTGCAGCACCTGACGTTCAATTTCCCGGGGCTGCAGCTTGTGTTGCTGGCAATGGTGTTGCTGCTGGGCAGTTATACCGGTTACCGGCTGGTTGAGCTGTTCAGATTCAGCGCCCTGCACGGACGTAACAAAGGCGCTTCAGAGTGA